In the Aromatoleum bremense genome, one interval contains:
- the hcrA gene encoding 4-hydroxybenzoyl-CoA reductase subunit alpha: MNAPDRELRKPGAANAAPRGVGARLPLIDGVEKVTGTARYTADLPAQGALVGKILRSPYAHAELLEVDISEALKLPGVRGIVTGDDCDTPYGVIPIAQNEFPLARGRIRYVGEPVAAVAAIDEATTDAALALIRLKVRELPAYFAAADARKADAVLLHDNKKGNIEREVHNEFGDTAAGFAAADLIREDTFECAEVHHAMMEPNAALAAWDNERGHLTLWSVTQVPYYVHESLSRCMKLDAAYIRVIKPFVGGGFGHRVETLNFEIIAGLLARAARGTVRLLQTREEAFLTHRGRPQTQVRMKLGLTRDGRMTACEAEVVQRGGAYGGYGLVTILYAGALLNGLYDLPAVKYDGYRVYTNNPPCGAMRGHGTVNVRFAFESLLDMMAAELGLDAFAVRRRNLLKAPTETINGLKVMSYGLPECLDWVEQASGWRERAARLKADSDGPIKRGIGIACSHFVSGSAKPVHFTGQPHATIALRVDFDAGITILTGASDIGQGSSTIITQVVAEILGVEYRRLRLIATDSALTPKDNGSYSSRVTFMVGNAAADAARNLKRVLVAAAAKRLQVSEADVDWLGEAAAVVGDASRQIPFHDIVEEALVDVGMLTVKGTFTCPTEFQGGKQRGGAVGSTMGFSYAAQAVEVSVDTELGTVTVDKVWSAIDCGFAINPMSVEGQVQGAIWMGMGQAISEETVYENGRHKAVSLLDYRVPTIIESPDIEVHIVESLDPNGPFGAKEASEGPLAGVMSAVAAAIEDATGTRIQAMPFTPDRVFDALHRKPRVGAPAPATAKGEA; encoded by the coding sequence ATGAACGCGCCCGACCGCGAATTGCGCAAGCCCGGCGCGGCCAACGCTGCACCGCGCGGCGTCGGCGCCCGCCTGCCGCTCATCGACGGCGTCGAGAAAGTCACCGGCACGGCCCGCTACACTGCCGACCTGCCGGCCCAGGGTGCGCTGGTCGGCAAGATCCTGCGCAGCCCCTACGCGCACGCCGAGCTGCTCGAGGTCGATATCAGCGAAGCGCTGAAGCTGCCCGGCGTGCGCGGCATCGTCACCGGTGACGACTGCGACACGCCTTACGGGGTGATCCCGATCGCGCAGAATGAATTCCCGCTCGCGCGCGGCCGCATCCGCTATGTCGGCGAGCCGGTCGCCGCCGTCGCCGCGATTGACGAGGCGACCACCGACGCGGCGCTCGCGCTGATCCGGCTGAAGGTGCGCGAACTGCCGGCCTATTTCGCCGCGGCCGATGCGCGCAAGGCCGACGCTGTGCTGCTGCACGACAACAAGAAAGGCAACATCGAGCGCGAGGTGCACAACGAGTTCGGCGACACCGCCGCCGGTTTCGCAGCGGCCGACCTGATCCGCGAGGACACCTTCGAGTGCGCCGAAGTCCACCACGCGATGATGGAGCCGAACGCCGCGCTCGCGGCGTGGGACAACGAGCGCGGGCACCTCACGCTGTGGTCGGTGACCCAGGTGCCGTACTACGTGCATGAATCGCTGTCGCGCTGCATGAAGCTCGACGCGGCCTATATCCGCGTCATCAAGCCGTTCGTCGGCGGCGGCTTCGGTCACCGCGTCGAGACGCTGAACTTCGAGATCATCGCCGGGCTGCTCGCCCGCGCGGCACGCGGCACCGTGCGCCTGCTGCAGACGCGCGAGGAAGCCTTCCTCACGCACCGCGGCCGGCCGCAGACTCAGGTCCGCATGAAGCTCGGCCTGACGCGCGACGGGCGCATGACCGCCTGCGAGGCCGAGGTCGTGCAGCGCGGCGGCGCGTACGGCGGCTACGGGCTGGTGACTATCCTGTATGCAGGCGCGCTGTTGAACGGCCTCTACGACCTTCCCGCGGTCAAGTACGACGGCTACCGCGTCTACACGAACAACCCGCCGTGCGGCGCGATGCGTGGCCACGGCACGGTCAATGTGCGCTTCGCGTTCGAATCGCTGCTCGACATGATGGCCGCCGAACTCGGCCTCGACGCCTTCGCGGTGCGCCGCCGCAACCTGCTCAAGGCGCCGACCGAGACGATCAACGGCCTCAAGGTGATGAGCTACGGCCTGCCCGAGTGCCTCGACTGGGTCGAGCAGGCGAGCGGCTGGCGCGAGCGTGCCGCGCGGCTCAAGGCCGACAGCGACGGCCCGATCAAGCGCGGCATCGGCATCGCCTGCTCGCACTTCGTCAGCGGCTCGGCCAAGCCGGTGCATTTCACTGGCCAGCCGCACGCGACAATCGCGCTGCGCGTCGATTTCGACGCCGGCATCACGATCCTGACGGGCGCTTCCGACATCGGCCAGGGCTCGTCGACGATCATCACCCAGGTCGTCGCCGAAATCCTCGGCGTCGAGTACCGCCGCCTACGCCTCATCGCCACGGACTCCGCGCTGACGCCAAAGGACAACGGCTCGTATTCGTCACGGGTGACTTTCATGGTTGGCAACGCCGCAGCAGATGCCGCGCGCAACCTCAAGCGCGTGCTGGTCGCCGCTGCGGCGAAGCGGCTGCAGGTTTCCGAGGCCGATGTCGACTGGCTCGGCGAAGCCGCCGCGGTCGTCGGCGATGCGTCGCGCCAGATCCCGTTCCACGACATCGTCGAGGAAGCCCTCGTCGATGTCGGCATGCTGACCGTCAAGGGCACTTTCACGTGTCCCACCGAGTTCCAGGGCGGCAAGCAGCGCGGCGGTGCGGTCGGCTCGACGATGGGTTTCTCGTATGCCGCGCAGGCGGTCGAAGTCAGCGTCGACACCGAGCTCGGCACGGTCACCGTCGATAAGGTCTGGTCCGCGATCGACTGTGGCTTCGCGATCAACCCGATGTCGGTCGAAGGCCAGGTCCAGGGCGCGATCTGGATGGGCATGGGGCAGGCGATCTCGGAGGAGACGGTCTATGAGAACGGCCGCCACAAGGCGGTCAGCCTGCTCGACTACCGCGTGCCGACGATCATCGAATCGCCCGACATCGAAGTGCATATCGTCGAGAGCCTCGACCCGAACGGCCCGTTCGGCGCCAAGGAAGCGAGCGAAGGCCCGCTGGCCGGCGTGATGTCCGCGGTCGCCGCGGCGATCGAGGACGCCACCGGCACCCGCATCCAGGCAATGCCCTTCACGCCGGACCGGGTCTTCGACGCGCTGCACCGCAAACCCCGCGTCGGCGCCCCTGCGCCGGCCACCGCAAAAGGAGAAGCATGA
- the argS gene encoding arginine--tRNA ligase yields MSADSKVQLTALLRAALKSIAPELADTPIHLERPKQAGHGDFATNLALQLAKPLRRRPRELAELLLAELPRSTLVAATEVAGAGFINFTLAAGAKTAAVRVVLERGADFGRGPRNGTSVQLEFVSANPTGPLHVGHGRGAAYGASLAAVLDFAGSDVTREYYINDAGRQMDILALSTWLRYLALYGVDIPFPPNAYQGDYVIDMARALREGHQDRFAGFTAEQILAGSPGLPLAERKDDEAKTQREDHLDALIANAKRLLGEDYHFVHGFALNEQLGDGREDLEEFGVHFDKWFSEKSLFDTGLVDRAVAELEKCGHVYLQDGAKWFRSTAFGDEKDRVVQRENGLYTYFASDIAYHLNKYERGYDRIIDIWGADHHGYIPRVKGAIAALGLPPEKLEVTLVQFAVLYRNGQKASMSTRSGEFVTLRELRREVGNDACRFFYVLRKSDQHLDFDLDLAKSQSNENPVYYVQYAHARVCSVLQQWGGEAAELRAAQLDLLENERELALCARLGSFPELVQNAAADYAPHQVAFYLKDLAAEFHSWYNAERMLVDDPALRLARLALAAAVRQVLATALALLGVSAPQSM; encoded by the coding sequence ATGAGCGCCGATTCGAAAGTACAACTCACCGCCTTGCTGCGCGCCGCGCTCAAGAGCATCGCGCCGGAACTGGCCGATACGCCGATCCACCTCGAACGGCCGAAACAGGCCGGCCACGGCGATTTCGCGACGAACCTCGCGCTGCAGCTCGCGAAACCGCTGCGCCGCCGCCCGCGCGAGCTTGCGGAGTTGCTGCTCGCCGAGCTGCCGCGCTCCACGCTCGTCGCGGCGACCGAAGTTGCCGGCGCCGGGTTCATCAACTTCACGCTCGCCGCCGGCGCGAAGACCGCGGCGGTGCGCGTGGTGCTCGAGCGCGGTGCCGATTTCGGCCGCGGTCCGCGCAACGGCACCAGCGTGCAGCTCGAGTTCGTCTCGGCGAACCCGACCGGCCCGCTGCACGTCGGCCACGGCCGTGGCGCGGCCTACGGCGCGTCGCTTGCCGCGGTGCTCGATTTCGCCGGCTCGGACGTGACCCGCGAGTACTACATCAACGACGCCGGCCGCCAGATGGACATCCTCGCGCTGTCGACGTGGCTGCGCTATCTCGCGCTGTATGGCGTCGACATCCCGTTTCCGCCGAACGCCTACCAGGGCGACTACGTCATCGACATGGCGCGCGCGCTGCGCGAGGGGCACCAGGACCGCTTCGCCGGCTTCACCGCCGAACAGATCCTCGCAGGCAGCCCCGGTCTGCCGCTCGCCGAGCGCAAGGACGACGAGGCGAAGACGCAGCGCGAGGATCACCTCGACGCGCTGATCGCCAACGCCAAGCGCCTGCTCGGCGAGGACTACCACTTCGTGCACGGCTTCGCGCTCAACGAGCAGCTCGGCGACGGCCGCGAGGATCTCGAAGAATTCGGCGTGCATTTCGACAAGTGGTTCTCGGAGAAGAGCCTGTTCGACACCGGGCTCGTGGACCGCGCGGTCGCCGAGCTCGAAAAGTGCGGCCACGTGTATCTGCAGGACGGCGCGAAGTGGTTCCGCTCGACCGCGTTCGGCGACGAGAAGGACCGTGTCGTGCAGCGCGAGAACGGCCTGTACACGTATTTCGCGTCCGACATCGCGTACCACCTGAACAAGTACGAGCGCGGCTACGACCGCATCATCGACATCTGGGGCGCCGACCACCACGGCTACATCCCGCGCGTCAAGGGCGCGATCGCCGCGCTCGGCCTGCCGCCGGAAAAGCTCGAGGTGACGCTGGTGCAGTTCGCGGTGCTGTATCGCAACGGCCAGAAGGCGTCGATGTCGACGCGCTCGGGCGAATTCGTCACGCTGCGCGAACTGCGCCGCGAAGTCGGCAACGACGCGTGCCGCTTCTTCTACGTGCTGAGAAAGAGCGACCAGCACCTCGATTTCGACCTCGACCTGGCGAAAAGCCAGAGCAACGAGAACCCGGTGTATTACGTGCAGTACGCGCATGCGCGGGTGTGCTCGGTGCTGCAGCAGTGGGGCGGCGAGGCGGCCGAACTGCGCGCCGCGCAACTGGATCTTCTCGAAAACGAGCGTGAGCTCGCGCTGTGTGCGCGCCTCGGCAGCTTCCCCGAGCTGGTCCAGAACGCCGCCGCGGACTACGCGCCGCACCAGGTTGCGTTCTACCTGAAGGACCTCGCGGCGGAGTTCCACAGCTGGTACAACGCCGAGCGCATGCTCGTCGACGATCCCGCGCTGCGTCTGGCGCGGCTCGCGCTGGCGGCAGCGGTGCGGCAGGTGCTGGCCACCGCGCTGGCGCTGCTCGGCGTGTCCGCCCCGCAGTCGATGTAA
- the hcrC gene encoding 4-hydroxybenzoyl-CoA reductase subunit gamma, whose protein sequence is MKTLLTLSVNGRPREDAVAGNALLIDYLRDTLGLTGTKQGCDGGECGACTVLVDGQPRLACCTLAHSVAGRSVETIEGLSHEGNLSRLQRAFHEHLGSQCGFCTPGMIMAAEALLRSNPQPSRDEIRAALAGNLCRCTGYVKIIESVEAAACGSEVPA, encoded by the coding sequence ATGAAGACCCTGCTGACACTTTCGGTGAATGGCCGGCCGCGCGAGGACGCAGTGGCCGGGAATGCGTTGCTGATCGACTACCTGCGCGACACGCTCGGCCTGACCGGCACGAAGCAGGGCTGCGACGGCGGCGAATGCGGCGCCTGCACCGTGCTCGTCGACGGCCAGCCACGCCTCGCGTGCTGCACGCTCGCGCACAGCGTCGCCGGGCGCTCGGTCGAGACGATCGAGGGCCTCAGCCACGAGGGCAACCTGTCGCGGCTGCAGCGCGCGTTCCACGAGCATCTCGGCAGCCAGTGCGGCTTCTGCACGCCGGGCATGATCATGGCGGCCGAAGCGCTGTTGCGCAGCAACCCGCAGCCGTCGCGCGACGAGATCCGCGCGGCGCTCGCCGGCAACCTGTGCCGCTGCACCGGCTACGTGAAGATCATCGAATCGGTCGAGGCTGCCGCCTGCGGCAGCGAGGTGCCGGCATGA
- a CDS encoding sodium:solute symporter family protein has product MLIGFVIAYLLVSIGVGLYAATHVKNTTDYVAAGRHLPLYIVTATVFATWFGSETVLGISATFIDEGLRGLWSDPFGASLCLILVGLFFARPLYRMNLLTLGDYYRLRYGRTVEVLCSIAIVVSYLGWVAAQITALGLVFNTLSDGAISNEAGMMIGAAVVLGYTLFGGMWSVALTDFMQMIVIIAGLFYIAWLVGDMAGGVGTVVSHASAAGKLNFLPALDPADIIAFLAGILTMGFGSIPQQDVFQRLNSARDEKIAVRGTLLGGSGYFLFAFVPLFIAYSATLIDPELVARYQQSDSQHVLPQLILAHTPLFAQVMFFGALLSAIMSTASGTLLAPSVTFSENILRGTFRHLDDRQFLLLTRLVVVAFALLITWYATYTEETIHGMVENAYKVTLATAFVPLAFGLYWKRASTQGALVSILAGLVVWVLLEIAAPDADVPPHFAGMLAGIVGMIAGSLLPQTLVKPVHGHVAAHLQTQHQPHAGR; this is encoded by the coding sequence ATGCTGATCGGCTTCGTCATCGCTTACCTGCTGGTTTCGATCGGCGTCGGGCTGTACGCGGCGACGCACGTCAAGAACACCACCGACTACGTCGCGGCCGGGCGCCACCTGCCGCTGTACATCGTCACCGCGACGGTGTTCGCGACGTGGTTCGGCTCGGAAACCGTGCTAGGCATTTCCGCGACGTTCATCGACGAAGGCCTGCGCGGGCTGTGGTCCGATCCGTTCGGCGCGTCGCTGTGCCTGATCCTCGTCGGCCTGTTCTTCGCGCGCCCGCTGTACCGCATGAACCTGCTGACGCTCGGCGACTACTACCGCTTGCGCTACGGGCGCACCGTCGAGGTGCTGTGTTCGATCGCGATCGTCGTCTCCTACCTCGGCTGGGTCGCGGCACAGATCACCGCGCTCGGCCTGGTGTTCAACACCCTCTCCGACGGCGCGATCTCGAACGAGGCCGGCATGATGATCGGCGCCGCGGTGGTGCTGGGGTATACGCTGTTCGGCGGCATGTGGTCGGTGGCGCTGACCGACTTCATGCAGATGATCGTGATCATCGCCGGGCTGTTCTACATCGCCTGGCTGGTCGGCGACATGGCCGGCGGCGTCGGCACGGTCGTCAGCCACGCGAGCGCCGCCGGCAAGCTGAACTTCCTGCCCGCGCTCGACCCGGCCGACATCATCGCCTTCCTCGCCGGTATCCTGACGATGGGTTTCGGCTCGATCCCGCAGCAGGACGTGTTCCAGCGGCTGAACTCGGCGCGCGACGAGAAGATCGCCGTGCGCGGCACGCTGCTCGGCGGCTCCGGCTACTTTCTCTTCGCGTTCGTGCCGTTGTTCATCGCGTACTCGGCGACGCTGATCGACCCCGAACTGGTCGCCCGCTACCAGCAAAGCGACAGCCAGCACGTCCTGCCGCAGCTGATTCTCGCGCACACTCCGCTGTTCGCGCAGGTGATGTTCTTCGGCGCGCTGCTGTCGGCGATTATGAGCACCGCTTCGGGCACGCTGCTCGCACCCTCGGTGACCTTCTCCGAGAACATCCTGCGCGGCACGTTCCGCCACCTCGACGATCGCCAGTTCCTGCTGCTCACGCGGCTCGTCGTCGTCGCGTTCGCGCTGCTGATCACGTGGTATGCGACGTACACCGAGGAGACGATCCACGGCATGGTCGAGAACGCCTACAAGGTCACGCTCGCGACCGCCTTCGTGCCGCTCGCGTTCGGCCTGTACTGGAAGCGCGCCAGCACGCAGGGCGCGCTGGTGTCGATCCTGGCCGGCCTCGTCGTCTGGGTGCTGCTCGAGATCGCCGCCCCCGACGCCGACGTCCCGCCGCATTTCGCCGGCATGCTCGCGGGCATCGTCGGCATGATCGCCGGTTCGCTGCTGCCGCAGACGCTGGTCAAGCCCGTCCACGGCCACGTCGCCGCCCACCTGCAGACGCAGCACCAGCCGCACGCGGGGCGCTGA
- a CDS encoding type II asparaginase, translating to MNSGNMAGAAEGRSRAATGEGQPALPRIVLLGTGGTIAAVASDATQLHDYTVGATTDELLAAVPQLRALAEVRGEQLANVDSRDIDNALLLKIARRVDALLAQPDVDGIVITHGTDTLEETAYFLNLVLRSAKPVVLAGAMRPATALSADGPLNLYNAFLVATCAAAHGKGVLVMMNDRIGAARFVTKAATTVPDAFRAFEQGNLGEVAAGKVHFFTAPLCRHTVDSEFSLAAIGELPHVDILYDHQGAGLHHYRAAISAGARGIVVAGCGNGGLSPAARAGAEEAARHSVAVVRSSRVGQGVVTASADDAVLGTVAANSLNPHKARILLMLALGRSRDAGELQCCFDQY from the coding sequence ATGAATTCCGGCAACATGGCTGGCGCAGCGGAAGGAAGATCGCGCGCCGCGACGGGCGAAGGACAGCCGGCGCTGCCGCGCATCGTGCTGCTCGGCACCGGCGGCACGATCGCGGCGGTGGCGAGCGATGCGACGCAGCTCCACGACTACACCGTCGGCGCGACCACCGACGAACTGCTCGCCGCCGTGCCGCAACTGCGGGCGCTCGCCGAGGTCCGCGGCGAACAGCTCGCCAATGTCGACAGCCGCGACATCGACAATGCGCTGCTGCTGAAGATCGCCCGCCGCGTCGACGCGCTGCTCGCGCAGCCCGATGTCGACGGCATCGTCATCACGCACGGCACCGACACGCTCGAGGAGACGGCGTATTTTCTCAACCTCGTGCTGAGGAGCGCGAAGCCGGTCGTGCTCGCCGGCGCGATGCGTCCGGCGACCGCGCTGAGCGCCGACGGGCCGCTGAACCTGTACAACGCTTTTCTCGTCGCCACCTGCGCGGCGGCGCACGGCAAGGGCGTGCTGGTGATGATGAACGACCGCATCGGCGCCGCGCGCTTCGTGACCAAGGCGGCCACCACCGTGCCTGACGCGTTTCGCGCGTTCGAGCAGGGCAACCTCGGCGAAGTCGCCGCGGGCAAGGTTCATTTCTTCACCGCGCCGTTGTGCCGGCACACCGTCGACAGCGAGTTCTCGCTCGCCGCGATCGGCGAGCTGCCGCACGTCGACATCCTCTACGACCACCAGGGCGCGGGGCTGCACCACTATCGCGCCGCGATTTCCGCCGGCGCGCGCGGCATCGTCGTTGCCGGCTGCGGCAACGGTGGCCTGTCGCCGGCGGCGCGTGCCGGCGCCGAAGAGGCGGCACGCCACAGCGTCGCGGTCGTGCGCTCGAGCCGGGTCGGACAGGGCGTGGTCACGGCGTCGGCCGACGACGCGGTGCTCGGCACCGTCGCGGCGAACTCGCTGAATCCGCACAAGGCCCGCATTCTGCTGATGCTCGCGCTCGGCCGTTCGCGCGACGCCGGCGAGCTGCAGTGCTGCTTCGACCAGTACTGA
- the ubiB gene encoding ubiquinone biosynthesis regulatory protein kinase UbiB translates to MRLFRLAKIVTVGLRFGLDQMVLDADPSGRLLRLWHVVFFWRRPSAPRGVRLRQALESLGPIFVKFGQMLSTRRDLLPTDLADELALLQDRVPPFPTEQALKVLEDFYGRPVDDVFVDFARTPVASASVAQVHFARLPDGTEVAVKILRPGIERVIEHDLALLETAAMLLDRLWVEGRRLKPREVVAEFSKYLHDELDLMREAANCSQLRRNFKDSLLLVVPEVYWDWCGKSVMVMERMHGVPISQLATLRAQGTDLSRLSRAGVEIFFTQVFRDGFFHADMHPGNIFVHADGRYIALDFGIVGTLTEVDKNYLAQNFLAFFKRDYNRVARAHIEAGWVPAHTRVDEFEGAIRAVCEPIFDRPLKDISFGKTLLRLFQTARRFEMEVQPQLVLLQKTLLNIEGLGRQLDPDLDLWKTAKPFLERWMDERMGWRALLRGVRDEAPAWAGTLPQLPRLMHQALVEPALHHAVQREQLDRLTAAQRFQGRLLAVVALLLAAIVTIELYRGFA, encoded by the coding sequence GTGCGCCTGTTCCGCCTCGCCAAGATCGTCACCGTGGGCCTGCGTTTCGGCCTCGACCAGATGGTGCTCGACGCCGATCCGAGCGGCCGGCTGCTGCGGCTGTGGCACGTCGTGTTTTTCTGGCGCCGCCCGTCGGCGCCGCGCGGCGTGCGACTGCGCCAGGCGCTCGAGTCGCTCGGCCCGATTTTCGTCAAGTTCGGCCAGATGCTGTCGACACGCCGCGACCTCTTGCCGACCGACCTCGCCGACGAGCTCGCGCTGCTGCAGGACCGCGTGCCGCCGTTCCCGACCGAGCAGGCACTGAAAGTCCTCGAGGACTTCTACGGGCGGCCGGTCGACGACGTCTTCGTCGATTTCGCCCGCACCCCGGTCGCCTCCGCTTCGGTCGCGCAAGTGCATTTCGCCCGGTTGCCCGACGGCACCGAAGTCGCGGTCAAGATCCTGCGCCCCGGCATCGAGCGCGTCATCGAGCACGACCTCGCGCTGCTCGAGACCGCGGCGATGCTGCTCGACCGGCTGTGGGTCGAAGGCCGGCGGCTCAAGCCGCGCGAAGTGGTCGCCGAGTTCAGCAAATACCTGCACGACGAGCTCGACCTGATGCGCGAAGCGGCCAACTGTTCGCAGCTGCGGCGCAATTTCAAGGACTCCCTGCTCCTCGTCGTGCCCGAAGTCTATTGGGACTGGTGCGGCAAGTCGGTGATGGTCATGGAGCGCATGCACGGCGTGCCGATCTCGCAGCTCGCGACGCTGCGCGCGCAGGGCACGGACCTGTCGCGGCTGTCGCGCGCCGGCGTCGAGATCTTCTTCACGCAAGTGTTCCGCGACGGCTTCTTCCACGCCGACATGCATCCGGGCAACATCTTCGTGCATGCCGACGGACGCTATATCGCGCTCGACTTCGGCATCGTCGGCACGCTGACCGAAGTCGACAAGAACTACCTCGCGCAGAACTTCCTCGCTTTCTTCAAGCGCGACTACAACCGCGTCGCGCGCGCGCACATCGAAGCCGGCTGGGTGCCTGCGCACACCCGCGTCGACGAGTTCGAAGGGGCGATCCGCGCGGTCTGCGAGCCGATCTTCGACCGCCCGCTGAAGGACATCTCGTTCGGCAAGACCTTGCTGCGCCTGTTCCAGACCGCGCGCCGTTTCGAGATGGAAGTGCAGCCGCAGCTCGTGCTGCTGCAGAAGACGCTGCTGAACATCGAGGGCCTCGGCCGCCAGCTCGACCCGGATCTCGATCTGTGGAAGACCGCGAAGCCGTTCCTCGAACGCTGGATGGACGAGCGCATGGGCTGGCGCGCGCTGCTGCGCGGCGTGCGCGACGAGGCGCCGGCGTGGGCCGGCACGCTGCCGCAGCTGCCGCGCCTGATGCATCAGGCGCTGGTCGAGCCGGCGCTGCACCACGCCGTCCAGCGCGAGCAGCTCGATCGCCTCACCGCGGCGCAGCGTTTTCAGGGGCGCCTGCTCGCCGTCGTCGCGCTGCTGCTCGCGGCGATCGTCACGATCGAGCTGTACCGCGGCTTCGCCTGA
- the rocD gene encoding ornithine--oxo-acid transaminase, with protein sequence MTHSAPLHISNDSATHAAVSILGVASALGAPASGPDAGPAALQASGLVARLRGLGITATWEQTLLPHDSAAPGASMEERLKSVGDLARSVADQLAALDPARFPLILGGDHAIAVGTWPAIASRVAARGTLGLIWIDAHLDSHTDASTHSGNIHGMPLAAVLGEGDPLLTGIPGPRLDPRNVCIIGARSWEPEEFERLQRLGVTIFDMATIRERGLSAVFSDALGVVRRNTAAFGVTLDLDALDPAIFPAVTCLESGGLAADELSDALLALRACPDFAAFEIVEYVPELDPLGAGAGWIAEFAGAALGPGTALLRAKEQHFGAHNYAPLPVVFHRGNGVWLWDVEGRRYLDMMSAYSAVSFGHAHPRLLRALNDQAQRLALTSRAYSNDRLPLLLERLCALFGFERALPVNTGLEAVETALKAARKWAYKVKGVAADRAEIIACQGNFHGRSTAIVGMSSEAQYRDGFGPFPPGFKLIPYGDADALEAAITPDTAAFLVEAVQGEGGIIVPPDGYLARCAEICRRRDVLLIVDEVQTGLGRTGRLLACEHEGVHPDGLILGKALGGGLLPVSAFLADARVMDVFHPGDHGSTFGGNPLGAAVALEVLDLLEETRPWENAARLGEHLMRRLADGAPSCVTAVRGRGLLVGIELDPRILDAATGAELLLARGIATKDTHHTVLRFAPPLVIDDSVLDAGIDVILDTLATASRRREHGPLHG encoded by the coding sequence ATGACGCATTCAGCCCCGCTTCATATCTCGAACGATTCCGCGACGCATGCCGCTGTCAGCATCCTCGGCGTCGCGTCGGCGCTTGGCGCGCCCGCAAGCGGCCCCGACGCGGGCCCCGCGGCGCTGCAGGCGTCCGGCCTCGTCGCGCGGCTGCGCGGCCTCGGCATCACCGCAACATGGGAGCAAACGCTGCTGCCGCACGACTCAGCGGCGCCGGGCGCGTCGATGGAGGAACGCCTGAAGAGCGTCGGCGACCTGGCACGCAGCGTCGCCGACCAACTCGCCGCGCTCGACCCGGCGCGCTTCCCGCTGATCCTCGGCGGCGACCATGCGATCGCGGTCGGCACCTGGCCGGCGATCGCCAGCCGCGTCGCGGCGCGCGGCACGCTCGGGCTGATCTGGATCGACGCCCACCTCGACAGCCACACCGACGCCAGCACCCATTCCGGCAACATCCACGGCATGCCGCTCGCGGCAGTGCTCGGCGAAGGCGATCCGCTGCTGACCGGCATCCCCGGCCCGCGCCTCGACCCGCGCAACGTCTGCATCATCGGCGCGCGCTCGTGGGAACCGGAAGAGTTCGAGCGCCTGCAGCGGCTCGGCGTGACGATCTTCGACATGGCGACGATCCGCGAGCGGGGGCTGTCGGCGGTATTCTCCGACGCGCTCGGCGTCGTGCGGCGCAACACCGCTGCGTTCGGCGTCACGCTCGATCTCGACGCGCTCGATCCGGCGATCTTTCCGGCGGTGACATGTCTCGAAAGCGGCGGTCTCGCGGCCGACGAGCTTTCCGACGCGCTGCTCGCGCTGCGCGCGTGCCCCGACTTCGCGGCATTCGAGATCGTCGAATACGTGCCCGAACTCGATCCGCTCGGCGCGGGCGCCGGCTGGATCGCCGAATTCGCCGGCGCCGCGCTCGGCCCGGGCACTGCGCTGCTGCGCGCCAAGGAACAGCATTTCGGCGCGCACAACTACGCGCCGCTGCCGGTGGTGTTCCATCGCGGCAATGGCGTGTGGCTGTGGGACGTCGAGGGGCGGCGCTACCTCGACATGATGAGCGCGTATTCGGCGGTGAGCTTCGGTCACGCCCACCCGCGCCTGCTGCGCGCGCTCAACGACCAGGCGCAGCGCCTCGCGCTGACCTCGCGTGCGTACTCGAACGACCGCCTGCCGCTGCTGCTCGAGCGGCTGTGCGCGCTGTTCGGCTTCGAGCGGGCGCTGCCCGTCAACACCGGCCTAGAAGCCGTCGAAACCGCGCTCAAGGCGGCGCGCAAGTGGGCGTACAAGGTCAAGGGCGTCGCTGCGGACCGCGCCGAAATTATTGCCTGCCAGGGCAACTTCCACGGCCGTTCGACCGCGATCGTCGGCATGTCGTCGGAGGCGCAGTACCGCGACGGCTTCGGGCCGTTCCCGCCCGGCTTCAAGCTGATCCCGTACGGCGACGCCGACGCGCTCGAAGCGGCGATCACGCCGGACACCGCGGCCTTCCTCGTCGAGGCGGTCCAGGGCGAAGGCGGCATCATCGTGCCGCCCGACGGCTATCTGGCTCGCTGCGCCGAGATCTGCCGCCGGCGCGACGTGCTCTTGATCGTCGATGAAGTGCAGACCGGGCTCGGGCGCACCGGCCGGCTGCTCGCGTGCGAGCACGAAGGCGTGCATCCGGACGGGCTGATCCTCGGCAAGGCGCTCGGCGGCGGCCTGCTGCCGGTGTCGGCGTTCCTCGCCGACGCGCGAGTCATGGACGTGTTCCACCCCGGCGACCACGGCTCGACGTTCGGCGGCAATCCGCTCGGCGCCGCCGTCGCGCTGGAAGTCCTCGATCTGCTTGAGGAAACGCGGCCGTGGGAAAACGCCGCGCGTCTCGGCGAACACCTGATGCGGCGGCTCGCCGACGGTGCGCCGTCGTGCGTGACGGCAGTGCGCGGCCGCGGTCTGCTGGTCGGCATCGAGCTCGATCCGCGCATCCTCGACGCCGCGACCGGTGCCGAACTGCTGCTCGCGCGCGGCATCGCGACGAAGGACACGCACCACACGGTGCTGCGCTTCGCGCCGCCGCTGGTGATCGACGACAGCGTGCTCGACGCGGGGATCGACGTGATCCTCGACACGCTCGCGACTGCGAGCCGCCGCCGCGAGCACGGGCCGTTGCACGGCTGA